In Roseomonas fluvialis, one genomic interval encodes:
- the tcuA gene encoding FAD-dependent tricarballylate dehydrogenase TcuA — protein sequence MADLTQTFDVLVAGGGNAALCAAITARQAGATVVLAEHAPRSMRGGNSRHTRNLRALHPGPTGVLTDSYLEEEYWDDLNRVTGGKTDEALARMCIRASQHAPGFLEQCGVVFQPSLSGTLSLSRTNAFFLGGGKALVNALYRTAERLGVVILYDTEVQHIEVQDGFATEAIVSHRGFPARLRFKAFVASSGGFQANREWLRKYWGDAADNFQIRGTPYAQGRILKDMLASGVQEVGDPTQFHAVANDARAPMEDGGLAMRLDCVPFAIVVNRNVERFYDEGQDVWPKRYAIWGRLIAQQPGQVAFAINDSQAQLNYLPPVFPPYRADSIAELAGMIGLDAAKLQKVVDDYNAAVRPGTFSAQTLDDCRTEGLEPPKSHWARRIDTPPYYCHPLKPGITFTFLSVKVNERARVMMADGKPSANMFASGEIMSGNILGQGYLAGFGMTIGTVFGRIAGEEAARAARN from the coding sequence ATGGCGGACCTGACCCAGACCTTCGACGTGCTGGTCGCCGGCGGCGGCAATGCCGCCCTTTGCGCCGCGATCACCGCCCGCCAGGCGGGGGCGACCGTCGTGCTCGCCGAACACGCGCCGCGGTCCATGCGCGGCGGCAATTCGCGCCACACCCGCAACCTGCGCGCGCTGCACCCGGGCCCGACCGGCGTGCTGACCGACAGCTACCTGGAAGAAGAATACTGGGACGACCTGAACCGCGTGACCGGCGGCAAGACGGATGAGGCACTGGCGCGCATGTGCATCCGTGCGTCGCAGCACGCGCCGGGCTTCCTCGAACAATGCGGCGTGGTATTCCAGCCCTCGCTGTCAGGCACGCTGTCGCTCAGCCGCACCAACGCCTTCTTCCTCGGCGGCGGCAAGGCGCTGGTGAATGCGCTGTATCGCACCGCCGAACGCCTCGGCGTGGTCATCCTGTACGACACCGAGGTGCAGCACATCGAAGTCCAGGACGGCTTCGCGACCGAGGCCATCGTCTCCCACCGCGGCTTCCCTGCGCGGCTGCGCTTCAAGGCGTTCGTCGCCTCGTCCGGCGGCTTCCAGGCCAACCGCGAATGGCTGCGGAAATACTGGGGCGACGCCGCCGACAATTTCCAGATCCGCGGCACGCCCTATGCGCAGGGGCGCATCCTGAAGGACATGCTGGCCTCCGGCGTACAGGAAGTGGGCGACCCCACGCAGTTCCATGCCGTCGCGAACGACGCCCGCGCACCGATGGAAGATGGTGGCCTCGCCATGCGGCTCGACTGCGTGCCCTTCGCGATCGTGGTGAACCGCAACGTCGAACGCTTCTACGACGAGGGGCAGGATGTCTGGCCGAAGCGCTACGCCATCTGGGGGCGGTTGATCGCGCAGCAGCCGGGGCAAGTCGCCTTCGCGATCAACGACAGCCAGGCGCAGCTCAACTACCTGCCGCCGGTATTTCCGCCGTATCGCGCGGACAGCATCGCGGAACTCGCCGGCATGATCGGGCTGGACGCGGCGAAGCTGCAGAAGGTCGTGGACGACTACAACGCCGCCGTGCGCCCGGGCACCTTCAGCGCGCAGACGCTGGACGATTGCCGCACCGAGGGCCTCGAGCCGCCGAAATCCCACTGGGCGCGGCGCATCGACACGCCACCCTACTACTGCCACCCGCTCAAGCCCGGTATCACCTTCACCTTCCTGAGCGTGAAGGTGAACGAGCGCGCGCGGGTCATGATGGCCGACGGCAAGCCCAGCGCGAACATGTTCGCGTCCGGGGAGATCATGTCCGGCAACATCCTCGGCCAGGGATATCTCGCCGGCTTCGGCATGACGATCGGCACCGTCTTCGGCCGCATCGCGGGGGAGGAAGCAGCGCGTGCAGCCCGGAACTGA
- the tcuB gene encoding tricarballylate utilization 4Fe-4S protein TcuB produces MQPGTESETVAEARRQMEICNACRYCEGYCAVFPAMAMRRSFAEADLTHLANLCHGCKGCYHACQYAPPHAFGINIPATFAELRHESYAQHAWPAPMGRAFERNGTLVTLAASLGIAITLILVAALQDPAVLYSAQTGVGAFFRIIPYWLMVSLATLTFGYGVFAMAMGARSYWRATGGMGGSFAPAPAVEATVDILTLRNLGGGGHGCNDLDEGFSQRRRHFHQALLYGFLLCFAATTTGAIYHHFLGWKSPHAFFSLPVQFGTWGGVLMMLGAAGLMHTKIITDPGPVSRKVMGGEFAMLGLLFLIAATGLLLLAIRHTGAMGVMLAIHLGLVFAFFLVMPYSKMVHGIYRGIALLRNAKEKRTRTTVAA; encoded by the coding sequence GTGCAGCCCGGAACTGAATCGGAAACCGTCGCCGAAGCCCGGCGGCAGATGGAGATCTGCAACGCCTGCCGCTATTGCGAAGGCTACTGCGCGGTGTTTCCCGCCATGGCGATGCGCCGGTCCTTCGCCGAGGCCGACCTCACGCACCTCGCCAACCTGTGTCACGGCTGCAAGGGTTGCTACCACGCCTGCCAGTACGCGCCGCCGCATGCCTTCGGCATCAACATCCCAGCGACCTTCGCGGAACTCCGCCACGAATCCTACGCGCAGCACGCCTGGCCGGCGCCGATGGGGCGCGCTTTTGAACGCAACGGCACGCTGGTCACGCTGGCGGCGTCGCTCGGCATCGCCATCACGCTCATCCTGGTGGCTGCGCTGCAGGACCCGGCGGTGCTGTATTCGGCACAGACCGGCGTCGGCGCCTTCTTCCGCATCATCCCCTATTGGCTGATGGTGTCGCTCGCGACGCTCACCTTCGGCTACGGCGTGTTTGCCATGGCGATGGGCGCGCGGAGCTACTGGCGCGCGACTGGCGGCATGGGGGGGTCCTTCGCGCCCGCGCCTGCCGTGGAAGCGACCGTCGACATCCTGACGCTGCGCAACCTCGGCGGCGGCGGGCATGGCTGCAACGACCTCGATGAGGGCTTCTCGCAGCGGCGCCGCCATTTCCACCAGGCGCTGCTGTACGGCTTCCTGCTGTGCTTCGCGGCCACCACCACCGGCGCGATCTACCACCATTTCCTCGGCTGGAAGTCGCCGCACGCTTTCTTCTCGCTGCCCGTGCAGTTCGGCACCTGGGGCGGCGTGCTGATGATGCTCGGCGCGGCGGGGCTCATGCATACCAAGATCATCACCGACCCCGGCCCCGTCTCGCGCAAGGTGATGGGCGGCGAATTCGCGATGCTCGGGCTGCTGTTCCTGATCGCGGCGACGGGGCTGCTGCTGCTGGCCATCCGCCACACCGGCGCGATGGGCGTGATGCTCGCGATCCACCTCGGCCTGGTCTTCGCCTTCTTCCTGGTGATGCCGTATTCCAAGATGGTGCACGGCATCTACCGCGGCATCGCGTTGCTGCGGAACGCCAAGGAAAAGCGCACCCGTACCACCGTCGCCGCCTGA
- a CDS encoding M35 family metallopeptidase translates to MRKTLATAAALATLMLAPLPLAAQGVKGGERQGPALSADGACTSEQRATIRRAFGDARQMTNASIASLTLEPEAIRPHLARFFGTNPAGAIAKNFRAISRGLDERENRVAYECNHARACRGATFAYVRWGGNAREVMGFCPTFFSAGRTGQDNQGGIVIHEMSHLALGTRDHAYQPRGAEALAKDDPAAAQMNADSYEYFAEFLPR, encoded by the coding sequence ATGCGCAAGACCCTCGCCACCGCCGCCGCCCTCGCTACGCTGATGCTGGCCCCGCTGCCGCTCGCGGCACAGGGTGTGAAGGGCGGGGAACGCCAGGGCCCGGCGCTGAGCGCTGACGGCGCCTGCACCAGCGAACAGCGCGCCACCATCCGCCGCGCCTTCGGCGATGCCCGGCAGATGACCAACGCGTCGATCGCCTCGCTGACGCTGGAGCCGGAGGCGATCCGCCCGCACCTCGCGCGCTTCTTCGGCACCAACCCGGCCGGCGCCATCGCCAAGAACTTCCGCGCCATCTCCCGCGGCCTGGACGAACGCGAGAACCGCGTCGCCTATGAATGCAACCATGCGCGCGCCTGCCGCGGCGCGACCTTCGCCTATGTCCGATGGGGCGGGAATGCGCGGGAGGTCATGGGCTTCTGCCCGACCTTCTTCAGCGCCGGGCGCACCGGCCAGGACAACCAGGGCGGCATCGTCATCCATGAGATGAGCCACCTGGCGCTTGGCACGCGCGACCACGCCTACCAGCCCCGCGGCGCGGAAGCGCTGGCCAAGGACGATCCCGCCGCGGCGCAGATGAACGCCGACAGCTACGAATACTTCGCCGAGTTCCTGCCGCGCTGA
- a CDS encoding thiolase domain-containing protein, with product MSINGAAYIVGAFEHPTRKAEGQSVAQLHAEVAFGALQDAGLSKDDIDGFFCTGAAPGLGPINQADYMGLTKLRHVDSTDMGGCSYVMHVGHAAQAIKEGRCNIALITLAGRPRAEGMATGTVPRSWAPNIPDDPFEIPMARTVVTSYANVAARHMYEYGTTSEQLAWIKVAASQHAQHNPHAMLPKVVTVEDVVNSPMVADPLHRLDCCVISDGGGALIVARPEIAKSLKRPLVKVLGCGEATKNQAGGGIDLTYSAVKQSGATAFAEAKVTPKDIQYASIYDSFTITVLMQIEDLGFAEKGKGGAFVADGNLISGVGKLPFNTDGGGLCNNHPANRGGMTKVIEAVRQLRGEAHPKVQVQGCKLALANGVGGLLGHRHGGATLIMERE from the coding sequence ATGAGCATCAACGGCGCAGCCTATATCGTCGGGGCCTTCGAGCACCCGACGCGCAAGGCCGAGGGCCAGTCGGTCGCGCAACTCCATGCTGAGGTCGCCTTCGGCGCCCTGCAGGATGCCGGCCTGTCCAAGGACGACATCGACGGCTTCTTCTGCACCGGCGCCGCGCCGGGCCTCGGGCCGATCAACCAGGCCGACTACATGGGCCTGACCAAGCTCCGCCACGTCGATTCCACCGACATGGGCGGCTGCTCCTACGTCATGCACGTTGGCCACGCGGCACAGGCCATCAAGGAAGGGCGCTGCAACATCGCGCTCATCACGCTGGCCGGCCGGCCCCGCGCCGAAGGCATGGCGACGGGCACCGTGCCGCGCTCCTGGGCGCCCAATATTCCGGACGATCCGTTCGAGATCCCGATGGCGCGCACCGTCGTCACCTCCTACGCCAACGTCGCCGCGCGCCACATGTACGAATACGGCACGACCTCGGAACAGCTCGCCTGGATCAAGGTCGCCGCCTCGCAGCACGCGCAGCACAACCCGCACGCCATGCTGCCGAAGGTGGTCACGGTCGAGGATGTGGTGAATTCGCCGATGGTGGCGGACCCGCTGCACCGCCTCGATTGCTGCGTCATCTCCGATGGCGGCGGCGCGCTGATCGTGGCGCGGCCGGAAATCGCGAAGTCGCTCAAGCGCCCGCTGGTCAAGGTGCTCGGCTGCGGTGAGGCCACCAAGAATCAGGCCGGCGGCGGCATCGACCTGACCTATTCGGCGGTGAAGCAGTCCGGCGCGACCGCCTTCGCGGAAGCCAAGGTCACGCCCAAGGACATCCAGTACGCCTCCATCTACGACAGCTTCACCATCACGGTGCTGATGCAGATCGAAGATCTGGGCTTCGCCGAGAAGGGCAAGGGCGGCGCCTTCGTCGCCGACGGCAACCTGATCTCCGGCGTCGGCAAGCTGCCCTTCAACACCGATGGCGGCGGGCTGTGCAACAACCACCCGGCCAACCGCGGCGGCATGACCAAGGTGATCGAGGCGGTGCGCCAGCTGCGCGGCGAAGCGCACCCGAAGGTGCAGGTCCAGGGCTGCAAGCTGGCGCTGGCGAACGGCGTGGGCGGCTTGCTCGGCCATCGCCACGGCGGTGCGACCCTCATCATGGAGCGGGAGTGA
- a CDS encoding Zn-ribbon domain-containing OB-fold protein: protein MATQAANRAIPAPKEDPTTKPFWDAAREGRFLIGLCKDTGKHFWYPRGCSPFTLSNNVELVEAKGTGTIYSFTVMRSKEPHAPAYVELDEGPRMFTNIVDCDLDALKIGQKVKLVFKATEDGGAPVPMFTPA from the coding sequence ATGGCCACGCAGGCTGCCAACCGCGCCATCCCGGCGCCCAAGGAAGACCCCACCACCAAGCCGTTCTGGGACGCCGCCCGCGAGGGCCGCTTCCTGATCGGCCTGTGCAAGGATACCGGCAAGCACTTCTGGTATCCGCGCGGCTGCTCGCCCTTCACGCTGTCCAACAACGTGGAACTGGTCGAGGCGAAGGGGACCGGGACGATCTACTCCTTCACCGTGATGCGCTCGAAGGAACCCCACGCGCCGGCCTATGTCGAACTCGACGAAGGCCCGCGGATGTTCACCAACATCGTTGATTGCGACCTCGATGCGCTGAAGATCGGCCAGAAGGTGAAGCTGGTGTTCAAGGCCACGGAAGACGGCGGCGCCCCGGTGCCGATGTTCACGCCGGCCTGA
- a CDS encoding ABC transporter substrate-binding protein: protein MSLSRFSRRALMGAGASGLAAPLMPEAIGTAHAQTAGERVLRYGISMADIPQTTGQPDRGAGAYQFTGHTIYDPLVAWEMNVADRPGKLMPGLATSWESDPADRRKWVFRLRAGVKFHDGSDFDADAVIWNFDKVLNNQAPHFDQRQAAQVRPRLPSVASYRRVDAMTVEVTTRAVDSFFPYQMLWFLISSPAQYARLGNSWERFANEPSGTGPFRLARLVPRERAELVRNTAYWDPTRMPKVDRIMLVVAPETTTRSNALISGQLDLIESPAPDLLPRLRQSGARIVENVTPHVWNYHLSLLEGSPWRDVRLRRAANLAINRDEVVALLNGLAKPAVGVVDPSSPWFGRPEFQIKTDLDAARRLVREAGFSPQNPLRTRFIVPTGGSGQMVSMPMNEYIQSAWREVGIQVEFQVVELEVLYTAWRQGAAGEISRAGNITANNVAYLTSDPLYAFIRFFHSNQIAPVGVNYGHYRDAEMDRMLDAAMQSFDVAEQDAIMRRVHEKAVNEALWVFVVHDTNPKALGRNVRGYVPAQHWFQDLTTLA from the coding sequence ATGTCGCTTTCCCGCTTCTCGCGCCGCGCCCTCATGGGCGCGGGCGCTTCCGGCCTTGCCGCACCGCTCATGCCGGAGGCGATCGGCACCGCCCATGCCCAAACCGCGGGCGAGCGCGTGCTTCGTTACGGCATCTCGATGGCGGACATCCCCCAGACGACCGGCCAGCCCGACCGTGGCGCCGGCGCCTACCAGTTCACCGGCCACACCATCTACGATCCGCTGGTTGCCTGGGAAATGAACGTGGCCGACCGGCCGGGCAAGCTGATGCCGGGCCTCGCCACCTCCTGGGAATCCGACCCCGCCGACCGCCGCAAGTGGGTGTTCCGCCTGCGCGCGGGCGTGAAGTTCCACGACGGCTCCGACTTCGACGCCGATGCGGTGATCTGGAATTTCGACAAGGTGCTGAACAACCAGGCGCCGCATTTCGACCAGCGCCAGGCCGCGCAGGTCCGCCCGCGACTGCCCTCCGTCGCGTCCTACCGCCGCGTGGATGCGATGACGGTCGAGGTGACCACCCGCGCGGTGGACAGCTTCTTCCCCTACCAGATGCTGTGGTTCCTGATCTCCTCGCCGGCGCAGTACGCGCGCCTGGGCAATTCCTGGGAGCGCTTCGCGAACGAACCCTCGGGCACGGGCCCGTTCCGCCTGGCCCGGCTTGTCCCGCGCGAACGCGCCGAACTGGTGCGCAACACGGCCTACTGGGACCCGACGCGAATGCCCAAGGTGGACCGAATCATGCTGGTGGTGGCCCCCGAGACGACGACGCGATCGAACGCGCTCATTTCAGGCCAGCTAGACCTGATCGAGAGCCCCGCTCCCGACCTGCTGCCCCGCCTGCGGCAATCCGGCGCGCGCATCGTCGAGAACGTCACGCCGCATGTGTGGAACTATCACCTGTCGCTGCTGGAGGGTTCGCCCTGGCGCGATGTGCGCCTGCGCCGCGCCGCCAACCTGGCGATCAACCGCGACGAGGTGGTGGCGCTGCTGAACGGCCTGGCCAAGCCCGCGGTCGGCGTGGTGGACCCGTCATCCCCCTGGTTCGGCCGGCCCGAATTCCAGATCAAGACCGACCTGGACGCAGCGCGCCGCCTGGTGCGCGAGGCCGGCTTCTCGCCTCAGAACCCGCTGCGCACGCGCTTCATCGTGCCCACCGGCGGGTCGGGGCAGATGGTCTCGATGCCGATGAACGAATACATCCAGTCCGCCTGGCGCGAGGTCGGCATCCAGGTCGAATTCCAGGTGGTGGAACTGGAAGTGCTCTACACCGCCTGGCGCCAGGGCGCGGCCGGCGAGATCAGCCGCGCGGGCAACATCACCGCCAACAACGTGGCCTACCTGACCAGTGACCCGCTCTACGCCTTCATCCGCTTCTTCCATTCCAACCAGATCGCCCCGGTCGGCGTGAACTATGGCCATTACCGGGACGCCGAGATGGACCGGATGCTCGACGCCGCGATGCAATCCTTCGACGTGGCGGAGCAGGATGCGATCATGCGCCGCGTGCACGAGAAGGCGGTGAACGAGGCGCTCTGGGTCTTCGTGGTGCACGACACCAACCCCAAGGCGCTGGGCCGGAACGTGCGCGGCTACGTGCC